One window from the genome of Metabacillus flavus encodes:
- a CDS encoding LysE family translocator, which produces MLFLKAFILGFSVSAPVGPIGILCIQRTLSKGKSAGFLTGFGAVTANIIYAAIAAFGFSMVSSFLLKYELYLKIFGSAFLIYLGVKTFLKKPASNAAQLEGETLFRMYASTFLLMITNPAAILNFAAMFTGLGFDKGLDSSFALIGGVFLGASFWWMILSIGVSAFKKRIVPHLSFINKAAGALIVLLGVLAF; this is translated from the coding sequence ATGCTCTTTCTTAAAGCGTTTATCCTTGGTTTTTCCGTTTCCGCACCAGTTGGGCCAATCGGAATCTTGTGCATTCAGCGGACACTGTCAAAGGGAAAAAGCGCGGGCTTTTTAACGGGATTTGGGGCAGTCACAGCGAATATCATCTATGCAGCCATCGCGGCGTTTGGGTTTTCAATGGTCTCTTCCTTTCTTCTGAAATATGAACTTTATCTAAAGATATTCGGTTCTGCATTTTTAATATATCTAGGGGTTAAAACGTTCTTAAAAAAACCTGCCAGCAATGCGGCGCAATTAGAGGGAGAGACGCTGTTCAGAATGTACGCTTCTACGTTTTTGCTAATGATCACCAATCCTGCTGCAATCCTGAACTTTGCGGCCATGTTTACAGGCCTCGGGTTTGATAAGGGGCTTGATTCCAGTTTTGCTTTAATAGGAGGGGTGTTTCTCGGAGCGTCCTTCTGGTGGATGATTCTGTCCATTGGAGTGAGTGCCTTCAAGAAAAGAATCGTACCGCACCTTTCGTTCATCAATAAGGCTGCTGGAGCATTAATCGTTCTCCTTGGAGTGCTGGCATTTTAA
- a CDS encoding exonuclease domain-containing protein, whose translation MLIGNKDIVTGMLVDVETTGLSPKQDEMIEIGILLFRYNQAADEFLEIEEKHSYLREPQSSGALANYPFAQRVHGIPFEAVQGQAFEDERVQEAFAKADFAMAHNASFDRSFICTMYPEAAELRWHCTVRHIPWKEYGFSNSKLLYLVQQHGLGSSQTHRALDDVMQLHALLQCKNEDEESYLKAALSRRPMGKYGEKKTGYRRFGTR comes from the coding sequence ATGTTGATAGGAAATAAAGACATCGTGACAGGAATGCTTGTGGATGTAGAAACCACAGGATTGTCTCCAAAACAGGATGAAATGATTGAAATAGGAATACTGCTGTTCCGGTATAATCAGGCAGCTGATGAATTTTTAGAAATCGAAGAAAAGCACTCGTATTTGAGGGAGCCTCAGTCCTCCGGAGCTCTTGCCAACTATCCGTTTGCACAGCGGGTCCACGGCATTCCATTTGAGGCTGTCCAGGGACAGGCTTTTGAAGATGAACGGGTACAGGAGGCTTTTGCAAAAGCTGATTTCGCGATGGCACATAATGCCTCCTTTGATCGAAGCTTCATTTGCACGATGTATCCGGAAGCCGCTGAGCTAAGATGGCATTGTACAGTCCGGCATATTCCATGGAAGGAATACGGTTTTTCGAATTCCAAGCTTCTTTACCTGGTTCAGCAGCATGGTCTTGGTTCGTCTCAAACTCACCGTGCGCTCGATGATGTCATGCAGCTGCATGCGCTTCTTCAATGTAAAAACGAAGATGAGGAATCCTATCTCAAAGCTGCGCTGTCACGGCGGCCGATGGGGAAATACGGAGAGAAGAAAACCGGATACAGACGGTTTGGAACAAGATAA
- a CDS encoding Lrp/AsnC family transcriptional regulator: protein MDSFDSKIIEVLMDNSRIKWADLAARIGLSAPATAERVSRLQEQGVIKKFGAVIDPDLAGCELTAFVAVSLARPEHRTPFLELMNQLAEVQECHHIAGEDDYLLKIRCRNTKDLDRVISQEIKGLEGIIRTKTTIVMDTAKETTRLPIHKGR from the coding sequence TTGGATTCATTTGATTCAAAGATTATTGAGGTGTTAATGGACAATTCCAGAATAAAATGGGCGGATCTTGCTGCCCGAATCGGATTATCAGCTCCTGCCACAGCAGAGAGGGTCAGCCGTCTGCAGGAGCAGGGGGTTATTAAGAAATTCGGAGCTGTAATTGATCCCGATTTAGCAGGGTGTGAGTTAACAGCATTCGTAGCGGTCTCTTTAGCCCGCCCTGAACATAGAACTCCCTTTCTGGAGTTAATGAATCAGTTGGCAGAGGTTCAGGAATGCCATCATATTGCAGGGGAAGATGACTACCTCCTGAAAATCCGCTGCCGGAATACGAAGGATCTGGATCGTGTAATCAGTCAGGAAATTAAGGGACTGGAAGGAATCATTCGAACAAAAACAACCATTGTAATGGATACGGCAAAAGAAACAACCCGGCTGCCCATCCATAAAGGAAGATAA
- a CDS encoding excisionase family DNA-binding protein, with translation MYLTIKETAEYLSLPETYIEALVHQNRIRYVFDGQVYMINKEQFNGHLDQLEKAKKQLEEWRNEPIPEDPDVKDED, from the coding sequence GTGTATTTAACGATTAAAGAAACAGCCGAATATCTTTCCCTGCCAGAGACGTATATTGAGGCGCTTGTTCATCAGAACAGAATCCGCTATGTATTTGACGGACAGGTTTATATGATTAATAAAGAGCAATTTAACGGACACTTGGACCAGCTTGAGAAGGCCAAGAAGCAGCTGGAGGAGTGGAGAAATGAACCGATTCCGGAGGATCCGGATGTGAAGGATGAGGATTGA
- a CDS encoding DUF3021 domain-containing protein: protein MAVEILQRSLIGLGISALITFGALSALIGMDISVAVSEIWKHMLGSMIIGIYFGVSSLIFDYEKWSPLKQLVCHFLLSITAYFTVAIFTGWVPMTAAAASLAAACFAVIYFIIWFAMRSYLKRMESAMNSSLRK from the coding sequence ATGGCAGTTGAAATCCTTCAGAGAAGTTTAATCGGGCTTGGCATTTCTGCATTAATAACGTTTGGGGCATTGTCGGCATTGATCGGAATGGATATCAGCGTAGCGGTTTCTGAAATATGGAAGCATATGCTGGGAAGTATGATAATCGGTATATACTTCGGGGTTTCCTCTCTCATTTTTGATTATGAAAAATGGAGTCCTCTCAAACAGTTAGTCTGTCACTTCCTTCTTTCCATCACAGCTTATTTTACGGTCGCCATTTTTACGGGATGGGTTCCAATGACGGCAGCTGCTGCTTCCCTTGCGGCCGCATGCTTTGCCGTGATTTACTTTATCATTTGGTTTGCCATGCGAAGCTATTTGAAAAGAATGGAATCGGCGATGAATTCTTCACTGAGAAAGTAG
- a CDS encoding NAD(P)H-binding protein, producing MEQREKIALTGASGYIGNNLLQKLTGYSDVIALSRNGDDRENSEHVEWRSCDLYSLDSAEKGLEGADYAVYLVHSMMPSAKLTQAKFEDMDLILADNFARAAKKNGVKQIIYMSGIIPQDTEELSRHLKSRLEVEKVLGAYGTPVTTIRAGLIVGPKGSSFPILTKLVKRLPAMLLPKWTRTKTHPIALKDVLTALKTSIGNKRLSGKSIDVGGPEVMSYKEMMQQTAEVMGRSTRTMDVPFMTVTLSRLWVSLITQSPKDIAYPLIESLKHPMVAQEENMDDEISYGQTPFKEAAQFALEEEKKEEEKKSKSSSSKKSDVSDVRSVQRILLPEGKDADWAGDYYMKWLAGLARPFLKVESDANRVSRFSLAGWKKPIMELTYAPDRSSSNRALYRITGGTFSKMTEGSKGRIEFRQIPGTQECIIAIHEYQPSLPWLIYRLTQANVHIAVMYLYKRHLLYLIDKKEEHQQDGPVKRVVHMN from the coding sequence ATGGAACAGCGCGAAAAAATTGCCCTGACCGGCGCAAGCGGATATATCGGAAACAATTTGCTGCAAAAATTAACGGGATATTCGGATGTCATTGCACTATCGAGAAACGGAGATGACCGTGAAAACAGTGAGCATGTGGAATGGCGCTCATGCGATTTGTACTCGCTTGATTCGGCAGAAAAAGGGTTAGAAGGAGCGGATTATGCCGTCTACCTTGTCCATTCGATGATGCCGTCTGCTAAACTGACGCAGGCGAAATTCGAGGACATGGATTTGATTTTGGCCGATAACTTTGCAAGAGCAGCGAAAAAGAACGGCGTAAAGCAGATCATCTATATGAGCGGAATCATTCCGCAGGATACAGAGGAGCTGTCGCGCCATTTGAAAAGCAGACTCGAGGTAGAAAAGGTACTGGGTGCATACGGCACACCGGTTACAACGATCCGCGCAGGTCTCATAGTCGGTCCCAAAGGTTCTTCGTTCCCGATTTTGACGAAGCTTGTTAAACGGCTTCCGGCGATGCTCCTGCCTAAATGGACAAGGACGAAGACGCATCCGATTGCCCTGAAGGATGTCCTGACAGCCTTGAAAACAAGCATAGGGAACAAAAGGCTTTCTGGAAAATCCATTGATGTCGGCGGTCCCGAAGTGATGTCATACAAGGAAATGATGCAGCAGACTGCAGAAGTGATGGGCCGGAGCACCCGAACCATGGATGTTCCGTTTATGACGGTCACCTTATCGCGCCTATGGGTAAGCCTGATCACTCAGTCGCCGAAAGACATCGCCTATCCGCTTATCGAAAGTCTGAAGCACCCAATGGTCGCGCAAGAGGAAAACATGGACGATGAAATCAGCTACGGGCAGACTCCTTTTAAAGAAGCAGCACAGTTTGCACTTGAAGAGGAGAAAAAGGAAGAGGAAAAGAAATCCAAGTCCTCCTCTTCTAAAAAATCGGATGTTTCTGATGTCCGATCTGTCCAGCGCATCCTGCTTCCGGAAGGGAAGGATGCTGATTGGGCAGGGGATTACTATATGAAATGGCTTGCCGGACTGGCACGTCCGTTTTTGAAGGTTGAATCGGATGCAAACAGAGTCAGCCGTTTCTCACTTGCCGGCTGGAAAAAGCCGATTATGGAGCTTACCTATGCACCTGATCGAAGCTCCTCCAATCGGGCGCTCTACCGCATTACCGGAGGCACGTTTTCCAAGATGACGGAAGGAAGCAAGGGCAGGATTGAGTTCAGGCAAATTCCAGGAACCCAGGAATGCATCATCGCTATCCATGAATATCAGCCATCTCTGCCGTGGCTGATTTACCGTCTAACCCAGGCAAATGTTCATATCGCGGTCATGTATTTGTATAAGCGGCATCTGCTCTATTTGATAGATAAGAAGGAGGAGCATCAGCAGGATGGTCCGGTCAAACGGGTTGTGCATATGAATTAG
- a CDS encoding tetratricopeptide repeat protein gives MTGHIEYVTVAQSGEKPLQLQVKRLAFYNRMRIAEAVHPEKGTCYLFFYQNQFLTGKHTTPKKGSMLSRAFRSGIVLDAPHPLIDALFTPPQVFQLRTVTQLFKSLSKQLTPQETVYILSHFDSFVSKDKITEACKSFFFQYRRSGQFRMAHQVLMTLLDADSKNQWASELSQHLDYLKYRLLYEGGYTEMKAIDPLHAEVLCRKKKKTEPSFTRLQKLLSEQNRWMDQAALYIKYFKNEEEPSAEYYEEFSKLLAAHFSNRERAIILWDSCKNHLKDGKAQQDLVDALLSDARLEDAVSVLIESGDCDSEQLMALLSNPDIDYKKFDEEKLQLFLINFKDHKACGQMLRIMVPNMLKHREFSAVLNWLLPIPSLLTENFKKMAAYQDDPEQQLELGRLYVEIKQYQKAIDCFSWEMELNPSNPEPVQWLSKTYKEMGMSQEAKAYMSILHTMQKASNS, from the coding sequence TTGACCGGACACATTGAATACGTAACGGTTGCTCAAAGCGGAGAAAAGCCTTTGCAGCTTCAAGTGAAAAGACTGGCTTTTTATAACCGGATGAGAATTGCTGAAGCAGTCCACCCGGAAAAAGGCACCTGCTATTTGTTCTTCTATCAAAATCAATTTTTGACCGGCAAGCATACCACTCCCAAAAAAGGCTCAATGCTGAGCAGGGCGTTCCGCAGCGGAATTGTTCTTGATGCACCCCATCCCCTCATTGATGCTCTATTTACACCCCCGCAGGTTTTCCAGTTAAGGACGGTAACCCAGCTGTTCAAGTCCCTTTCCAAACAGCTCACTCCCCAGGAAACCGTCTATATTCTTTCCCATTTCGATTCGTTTGTTTCAAAAGATAAAATTACCGAGGCCTGCAAGTCGTTTTTCTTCCAATACAGGAGAAGCGGCCAGTTCAGGATGGCCCATCAAGTATTGATGACACTCCTCGATGCAGATTCGAAAAACCAGTGGGCCAGTGAATTGTCCCAGCATTTGGATTACTTGAAATACCGGCTCCTGTACGAAGGCGGGTATACAGAGATGAAGGCAATCGATCCGCTGCATGCAGAAGTGCTTTGCCGGAAGAAGAAAAAAACGGAGCCTTCCTTTACAAGACTGCAGAAGCTCCTTTCCGAGCAGAACAGATGGATGGATCAAGCGGCTCTTTATATCAAGTATTTCAAAAATGAAGAGGAGCCTTCAGCTGAATACTATGAAGAGTTTTCGAAGCTTCTTGCCGCTCATTTTTCAAACAGGGAGCGCGCCATTATCTTATGGGATTCATGCAAAAATCATCTGAAGGATGGGAAGGCGCAGCAGGATTTAGTGGATGCCCTGCTAAGCGATGCCCGGCTTGAGGATGCAGTTTCGGTTCTTATCGAGTCTGGAGATTGCGATTCTGAACAGCTGATGGCGCTGTTGTCCAATCCTGATATAGATTATAAGAAGTTTGATGAGGAGAAGCTGCAGCTCTTTTTAATCAACTTCAAGGATCACAAAGCATGCGGTCAGATGCTGCGGATAATGGTCCCGAATATGCTGAAACATCGGGAATTTTCAGCAGTATTGAATTGGCTGCTTCCCATTCCTTCTCTCCTTACGGAAAACTTCAAAAAAATGGCTGCCTACCAGGATGACCCGGAGCAGCAGCTTGAGCTGGGAAGATTGTATGTGGAAATTAAGCAATACCAAAAAGCGATTGATTGCTTCAGCTGGGAAATGGAATTGAATCCCTCCAACCCTGAACCGGTGCAGTGGCTTTCGAAAACCTATAAAGAGATGGGCATGTCCCAGGAAGCAAAAGCGTACATGTCGATTTTACATACGATGCAGAAGGCCTCAAACAGCTAA
- a CDS encoding UDP-galactose-lipid carrier transferase produces MLDTIDLSQTISDKEYKSELKALQLKLLGLQRALVEHKIGCVLVFEGWDAAGKGGSIKRIAEGLDPRGYNVHPVSAPTQEEKDRHYLHRFWTNMPKKGGITIFDRSWYGRVLVERVEKFAAEKEWMRAFEQINQFEKLMTDEDFIVQKFWFHISKDEQLKRFKEREKNPLKKWKITDEDWRNREKWEDYVPAVEEMLKRTNTDEAPWHVVEGEDKKFARVKTLQLVTQAMEMKAAEKGISLKDYL; encoded by the coding sequence ATGCTAGATACAATTGATTTATCTCAAACGATTAGTGATAAGGAGTATAAAAGCGAGCTGAAGGCGCTTCAGCTGAAACTGCTAGGATTGCAGCGGGCACTCGTTGAACATAAAATTGGCTGCGTTCTTGTGTTTGAGGGCTGGGATGCTGCCGGTAAAGGCGGATCCATCAAAAGAATTGCCGAAGGGCTTGACCCCAGGGGCTATAACGTTCACCCGGTGTCAGCCCCGACGCAGGAGGAAAAGGACCGCCACTATCTTCACCGTTTTTGGACGAACATGCCCAAAAAGGGCGGAATTACGATATTTGACCGTTCCTGGTATGGACGTGTTCTTGTAGAGAGGGTAGAAAAATTCGCGGCTGAAAAAGAGTGGATGAGAGCTTTTGAGCAAATCAATCAGTTTGAAAAATTAATGACGGATGAAGATTTTATTGTTCAAAAGTTTTGGTTCCATATTTCCAAGGATGAACAGCTGAAGCGCTTTAAGGAGCGGGAGAAGAATCCTTTGAAGAAATGGAAAATCACTGATGAAGACTGGCGCAACCGTGAAAAATGGGAGGATTATGTCCCGGCAGTTGAAGAAATGCTAAAGCGGACGAATACGGACGAAGCTCCATGGCATGTGGTCGAAGGCGAAGATAAGAAATTTGCTCGGGTTAAAACCCTCCAGCTTGTTACGCAGGCAATGGAAATGAAAGCGGCGGAAAAAGGAATTTCTCTCAAGGATTACCTTTGA
- a CDS encoding QueT transporter family protein — protein MNIRTLSANAILAAIYIAVSTLIQPIAFSNIQFRIPEMLNHLVVFNKKYIYGIVLGVFISNLIWSPMKGFDLIFGTGQSVIALLITILASKYIRNTWALMAVNTLVFTFTMFIIAWELHIALGFPFWITWATTAAGEFVVMAAGMPIIQALNKRLRFDARD, from the coding sequence ATGAATATTAGAACTCTGTCAGCCAATGCTATTTTGGCTGCGATTTATATCGCGGTTTCAACGCTGATTCAGCCGATTGCCTTTTCCAACATTCAGTTCCGTATACCGGAGATGCTGAACCACCTTGTTGTATTTAATAAAAAATACATCTATGGAATTGTGCTCGGTGTGTTTATATCCAATTTGATCTGGTCGCCAATGAAGGGCTTCGATCTGATTTTCGGAACAGGCCAATCGGTCATTGCCCTTCTCATTACGATCCTTGCTTCAAAATATATCCGAAACACATGGGCGCTTATGGCTGTGAACACACTCGTCTTTACGTTCACGATGTTCATCATTGCATGGGAGCTTCATATCGCTCTAGGCTTCCCGTTCTGGATTACATGGGCCACCACCGCAGCAGGCGAGTTTGTCGTCATGGCGGCCGGTATGCCAATTATTCAGGCCTTGAACAAACGGCTTCGTTTCGATGCACGCGATTAA
- a CDS encoding LysE family translocator, which yields MDILLTIKGMLIGLSIAAPVGPIGVLCIQRTLAQGKASGFATGLGAASADAVYGLIAGLGLTVISDVLIGYQLWIQLLGVIFLLYLGVKTILSRPSQKAAHASGQNIAVSYFSSFLLTLANPMTILSFAAILGASGIIVSDGAAASALTLVFGIFSGSALWWGILSFSAEWFREQMGENSLTVINRISGGVMILFGIFFLAGAIYALS from the coding sequence ATGGATATCCTGCTAACTATTAAAGGGATGCTGATTGGTCTTTCGATTGCAGCACCAGTGGGGCCAATCGGGGTTTTGTGCATTCAGAGGACACTTGCGCAAGGAAAAGCATCCGGTTTTGCAACGGGGTTAGGTGCCGCATCAGCCGATGCCGTGTACGGTTTGATTGCAGGCTTAGGTCTGACGGTCATTTCTGATGTGCTCATTGGATACCAGCTGTGGATTCAATTGCTTGGTGTTATTTTTCTGCTTTACTTGGGGGTGAAAACCATCCTCTCCAGGCCTTCACAAAAGGCTGCGCATGCTTCAGGGCAGAATATTGCGGTGAGCTATTTTTCAAGCTTCCTTCTCACGTTGGCCAATCCAATGACGATTTTATCCTTTGCCGCAATCTTAGGAGCGTCCGGTATTATCGTTTCGGACGGCGCGGCCGCGTCAGCACTCACTCTTGTATTTGGTATTTTTTCTGGATCTGCTTTGTGGTGGGGAATCCTATCGTTTAGTGCGGAATGGTTCAGAGAGCAGATGGGGGAAAACTCGTTAACGGTTATTAACCGAATATCAGGCGGAGTTATGATTTTGTTTGGAATCTTCTTTTTGGCAGGTGCAATTTATGCTCTTTCTTAA
- a CDS encoding dynamin family protein has translation MTAETRLSKKTYFEELAPDTGVHPVQVLGTMLLEEHIKEDGDASEIRFAQGEVYFHNKDYEAAIFKWEHISNGLDQWARKNMADAYMELGMDASALDLYKSIETESLVLKVEVALQLFSLYLQQEKQDAAVYSIKKAVALDPDYQNISLIARAFFEEHEDWENAVELASNETIRTQSLDWAEVLKSYIDRGLTERFEPSYFNDALVSLHQVSPGHFEELVLSLWNSYTGQPAYLPWLNNFNNVFQTLQGEQTHSWRKLSKRHEETYLHLISGRYTTKELSSVLPGFLVNWLTMSDSTHAILSSAAVLAWNDLFPDSIPGNQVYQAENLVSWKTNSISGLEETVELFDAVKKWSLENEVEIGQQANWMVEELLDLNTRQLLVAGSASSGKSSFINSVLDEPVLGEESSTVVIVRDHHETEIREVASARGADSTQGSERFIEYSLPSAFLRKHGLAMIDSPGFNSRMGGRNEVHQYINLADSLLFILSANAPFTPQEAEFLLRIRDLAPDMPIHFILNKMDTIYGEEEARRVLEDTEERIAAVFPDSKVFAYSSHYKSSQQLARFNEFFNVNFEQARMENRVAKLLYIIRTTITDLFDKRLDHERALEKSIAWNEDMVSKLNGAIHQLEDLEKEKSAEIRRYFHTVKSEIRQDMTVKIPEMIRACSKLVREDSDFGKIHLQLNEEMNQRIQLYMEDTVLPMYRDSLYEWIASSHEELMHSQAFLDEMSSGFNKLFETDRMELACDFKIAEDWRRDVQRMTSGVQLEKVNILLRHTPSQFLLKSAGKLINAIAQNKTVMINRYTQYIENEDYTELTESIITKFLLPFDVFENGIDRDLSLFFQNPDDVLKQTVIETQAEIAAKQSKLLDMKNNQGTFKESLTLFELRLRQYEWMLLGSR, from the coding sequence ATGACTGCAGAAACGCGTTTAAGCAAGAAAACATATTTTGAAGAGCTGGCACCGGATACGGGAGTGCATCCGGTCCAGGTATTGGGGACGATGCTGCTTGAGGAGCATATAAAAGAGGATGGGGATGCGTCGGAAATCCGCTTTGCCCAGGGCGAGGTTTATTTCCACAACAAGGATTATGAAGCAGCGATCTTTAAATGGGAGCATATCTCGAACGGGCTCGATCAGTGGGCAAGAAAAAACATGGCTGATGCTTATATGGAGCTTGGCATGGATGCCTCCGCTTTGGATTTATATAAAAGCATCGAAACGGAGAGCCTCGTTTTAAAGGTGGAGGTAGCCTTGCAGCTGTTCTCCTTGTACCTGCAGCAGGAGAAGCAGGATGCAGCGGTTTATTCCATTAAAAAAGCGGTGGCGCTCGATCCAGATTATCAGAATATCTCATTGATCGCCCGTGCTTTTTTTGAAGAGCATGAGGATTGGGAAAACGCCGTGGAGCTTGCTTCAAATGAAACCATTCGCACCCAGTCCCTCGATTGGGCAGAGGTTCTTAAGTCATACATAGACCGCGGACTGACTGAGCGGTTCGAGCCTTCTTATTTTAATGATGCCCTTGTGAGTCTGCACCAGGTGAGCCCGGGTCATTTTGAGGAACTCGTCCTTTCTTTATGGAATTCCTACACAGGACAGCCTGCATATCTGCCATGGCTGAATAATTTTAATAACGTCTTTCAAACGCTGCAAGGAGAGCAGACGCATTCCTGGAGAAAGCTGTCGAAGCGGCATGAGGAAACGTATCTGCACTTGATCAGCGGCCGTTACACAACGAAGGAGCTTTCAAGCGTACTGCCGGGCTTCCTCGTAAACTGGCTGACTATGTCAGACTCCACTCATGCTATTCTATCATCAGCGGCAGTTCTTGCCTGGAATGATCTTTTTCCGGACAGCATTCCCGGCAATCAGGTTTATCAGGCTGAAAACCTTGTAAGCTGGAAAACAAATAGTATTTCCGGCTTGGAAGAAACCGTTGAACTGTTTGACGCAGTCAAGAAGTGGAGTCTAGAAAATGAAGTGGAGATTGGCCAGCAGGCAAACTGGATGGTCGAGGAGCTGCTCGATTTGAATACACGCCAGCTGTTAGTCGCCGGTTCAGCAAGCTCGGGGAAATCCTCCTTTATCAATTCAGTTCTTGATGAGCCGGTGCTTGGTGAGGAAAGCTCAACCGTAGTGATTGTGAGAGACCATCATGAGACGGAAATCAGGGAAGTGGCTTCAGCCCGGGGGGCAGACAGTACACAGGGAAGCGAACGCTTTATTGAGTATAGCCTGCCTTCTGCATTTTTAAGAAAGCATGGCTTGGCGATGATTGATTCCCCTGGCTTCAACAGCCGGATGGGCGGAAGAAATGAAGTGCATCAATATATCAATCTTGCGGACAGCCTGCTGTTTATTCTTTCTGCCAATGCACCGTTCACTCCACAGGAGGCCGAGTTCCTCTTGAGGATACGGGATCTTGCTCCAGACATGCCAATCCATTTCATTTTGAATAAAATGGACACGATTTATGGGGAGGAAGAAGCGCGCAGGGTATTAGAGGACACAGAGGAAAGAATTGCAGCGGTCTTCCCGGATTCAAAAGTGTTTGCTTATTCTTCCCACTATAAGAGCAGTCAGCAGCTTGCCAGGTTCAACGAATTCTTCAATGTGAATTTTGAGCAGGCAAGAATGGAGAACCGCGTGGCTAAGCTACTCTATATCATCCGGACGACGATTACAGATCTTTTCGATAAGCGTCTCGATCATGAGCGGGCGCTTGAGAAATCCATTGCCTGGAATGAGGATATGGTCTCTAAGCTGAATGGAGCCATTCATCAGCTTGAAGATTTAGAAAAAGAAAAATCGGCAGAAATACGCCGCTATTTCCATACAGTAAAGTCAGAAATCAGACAGGACATGACGGTGAAAATTCCGGAAATGATCCGCGCCTGCTCGAAGCTTGTGCGCGAGGACAGTGATTTTGGAAAAATTCATCTGCAGCTGAACGAAGAGATGAATCAGCGCATCCAGCTATATATGGAGGATACGGTGCTGCCGATGTACCGTGATTCCCTGTACGAGTGGATTGCTTCTTCCCATGAAGAATTGATGCACAGCCAGGCCTTCCTTGATGAAATGAGCTCCGGCTTCAACAAGCTCTTTGAAACAGACCGGATGGAGCTTGCCTGCGATTTCAAAATCGCCGAGGATTGGCGGCGTGACGTTCAGCGTATGACAAGCGGTGTTCAGCTCGAGAAAGTAAATATTCTTCTGCGGCATACGCCTTCACAGTTTCTATTGAAAAGTGCAGGGAAACTGATCAATGCCATTGCCCAAAATAAAACCGTGATGATTAACCGCTATACTCAATACATTGAGAATGAGGATTACACGGAGCTGACAGAATCCATCATCACCAAATTCTTATTGCCATTTGACGTATTTGAAAATGGAATTGATCGTGACCTGTCGCTGTTTTTCCAAAACCCGGACGATGTCCTGAAACAGACGGTTATCGAAACACAGGCGGAAATCGCAGCGAAACAAAGCAAATTGCTGGATATGAAAAACAATCAGGGGACATTCAAGGAGTCTCTTACTCTCTTTGAATTGCGCCTTCGCCAATATGAATGGATGCTTCTTGGCAGCCGGTAA
- a CDS encoding SDR family NAD(P)-dependent oxidoreductase: protein MTIFSADALKDQHILITGATGGIGYETAKACAAAGAHLTITGRNEDKLSLLKGECEEQNPLSNVTLFSADLDDANDRQSLIEAAIMENGPITGLVNGAGIAGGASLDELDEQDLRKIMELNFTSTVLLTQAVYKEMLKTNGGAVVNVSSLSGLRGTAGNSAYAGSKFALIGFTQSFAVEAIEHGIRVNAVCPGYVDTKMGRDSIERKGEKSGRSYEEQLKTAEAGIPSGRISTPEEVAQTILFLLTTAAGNIVGESIKISGGSVM from the coding sequence ATGACCATTTTTTCAGCGGATGCATTAAAGGATCAGCATATCCTCATTACCGGTGCAACCGGCGGGATCGGCTATGAAACAGCCAAGGCATGTGCTGCAGCCGGTGCGCATTTAACCATTACTGGAAGAAACGAAGACAAACTCTCTTTGTTAAAAGGAGAGTGCGAGGAACAGAATCCTCTATCAAACGTTACTCTGTTTAGTGCAGATCTCGATGATGCCAATGACAGGCAAAGCCTCATTGAAGCAGCCATCATGGAGAACGGTCCGATTACAGGTCTTGTTAATGGAGCCGGTATTGCAGGCGGTGCTTCACTTGATGAGCTTGATGAGCAGGATTTAAGAAAGATTATGGAGTTAAACTTCACCTCCACGGTCCTCTTAACTCAGGCGGTCTATAAAGAAATGCTAAAAACGAACGGCGGAGCAGTAGTGAATGTCTCCTCTTTATCCGGACTGAGAGGTACAGCCGGCAACAGTGCTTACGCCGGTTCTAAATTTGCGCTTATCGGATTTACTCAGTCCTTTGCTGTAGAAGCAATCGAACATGGTATCCGTGTAAATGCTGTGTGTCCGGGCTATGTGGATACGAAAATGGGCCGGGACAGCATTGAACGGAAAGGTGAAAAATCGGGCCGAAGCTATGAAGAACAGCTAAAAACAGCGGAGGCGGGCATCCCTTCCGGACGGATCAGCACTCCTGAGGAAGTGGCGCAAACCATTTTGTTTCTGCTCACCACTGCTGCCGGCAATATCGTCGGTGAGTCCATTAAAATCTCAGGCGGCAGCGTGATGTAG